A stretch of Bacillota bacterium DNA encodes these proteins:
- a CDS encoding electron transfer flavoprotein subunit alpha/FixB family protein yields MTTQTEYDGIWVMAEYRAGLPQPITFELLGKGRELASKLGTHLTCVALGHQIEDAQEMIYGGADRVYLVDDPALGHFMVEPYLNTLEFLVKKYKPTILIAGATTTGRTLMPALAARLKTGLTADCTGLDIDPETGLLLQTRPAIGGNVMATIKTPYARPQMATFRPKTAVPFPRDISRTGEIIKETIDGRLLESRIRFLGVEEDESGEVSLQDSEVIVSGGRGLSRPENFELLRSLARLLNGAVGASRVCVDQGWISYPHQIGLSGKTVSPRLYLAVGISGSVQHIAGMQTSETIVAINKDPDAPIFKIADFGIVGNLFEILPLLIERLKNRGINGKGGA; encoded by the coding sequence ATGACAACCCAGACTGAATATGACGGCATTTGGGTTATGGCAGAATATCGGGCTGGCCTGCCTCAGCCTATTACTTTTGAACTCCTCGGTAAAGGGCGAGAGCTAGCTTCAAAACTTGGGACTCATCTCACCTGCGTGGCCCTGGGACATCAGATCGAGGATGCCCAGGAAATGATCTATGGGGGCGCGGACAGGGTATACTTAGTGGATGATCCTGCCCTTGGCCATTTCATGGTGGAACCCTACCTGAATACGCTTGAATTTCTCGTGAAGAAATACAAACCCACGATATTGATAGCCGGGGCGACCACTACCGGCCGCACGCTTATGCCTGCGCTTGCCGCCAGGCTAAAAACAGGTCTCACTGCAGATTGTACCGGGCTCGACATAGATCCGGAGACCGGCCTTCTCTTGCAGACAAGACCTGCAATCGGCGGGAATGTCATGGCGACAATAAAGACGCCCTATGCGAGGCCTCAAATGGCAACCTTCCGGCCCAAGACTGCAGTCCCTTTCCCTCGAGACATTTCAAGAACCGGGGAGATCATAAAAGAAACGATAGATGGGAGACTTCTAGAATCCAGGATCAGGTTCCTGGGAGTGGAAGAAGATGAATCAGGTGAGGTCAGCCTCCAGGATAGCGAAGTAATCGTATCTGGAGGTAGAGGGCTTTCCCGACCGGAGAATTTCGAGCTGCTGCGTTCCCTGGCGCGGCTTTTGAATGGGGCAGTGGGTGCATCGAGGGTCTGCGTAGATCAAGGTTGGATATCTTATCCGCATCAAATCGGCCTGAGCGGCAAAACCGTCTCCCCAAGGCTTTACCTGGCAGTTGGGATCTCAGGCAGTGTGCAGCATATCGCCGGGATGCAGACCTCCGAAACAATAGTGGCGATAAATAAGGATCCAGATGCCCCTATATTCAAAATAGCCGATTTCGGCATTGTGGGAAACCTCTTTGAAATCCTGCCGCTACTCATTGAAAGGCTTAAAAATCGCGGCATCAATGGAAAGGGGGGTGCATGA
- a CDS encoding FAD-binding protein, with amino-acid sequence MNRRYNPVTEDAVNQLKRIVGANFVTTDAEKLRNYAADESIAKVTYLPEVVVKPGDAMEISEILKLANRELIPVTPRGAGTGLSGGVIPVAGGIVLSLERMNRILEIDELNLMMTVEPGVITNEVQRIAASRGFLYAGDPCSSESSFIGGNVAENAGGNKAIKYGSTSRHVYGLEVVLPTGEITFFGGKRVKDVTGYDFVHLMCGSEGTLGVITKIILRLMPLPKYRASILVPFESADKAISMVPLIMSERRIIPTSIEFMDRGSVKLTERYLNMRLPFDDASAHLIIEIDGNNKTDIEGEYEAIGNLCLRNGALEVFVADNKTTLDKIWKARKAIAEAVKAFSEEFCMEDIVVPISEIPKMLKEIARLTEEYEISSISFGHAGDGNIHVTYLKDEKSKNRWENDLPSLLRDLYHATVSLGGTISGEHGIGFKRASYIDIALDKAQLQLIRQIKKAFDPNWILNPGKIIED; translated from the coding sequence TTGAATCGGAGATATAATCCCGTCACCGAAGATGCAGTCAACCAATTGAAACGGATCGTAGGCGCGAATTTTGTGACTACTGATGCAGAAAAGCTGAGGAATTACGCTGCCGATGAAAGCATAGCCAAGGTTACCTATCTACCAGAGGTGGTGGTCAAGCCAGGAGATGCCATGGAGATTTCCGAAATACTCAAGCTGGCCAACAGGGAGCTGATACCAGTGACACCCCGGGGGGCAGGAACAGGACTTTCAGGAGGAGTGATCCCTGTAGCTGGTGGCATAGTCCTTTCACTTGAACGAATGAACCGGATACTGGAGATCGATGAGCTAAATCTGATGATGACTGTCGAACCAGGCGTAATAACCAACGAAGTGCAGAGAATCGCAGCCAGCAGAGGATTTCTTTATGCAGGAGATCCCTGCAGCAGCGAAAGCTCATTCATTGGTGGCAATGTGGCTGAGAATGCAGGTGGCAACAAGGCCATCAAATATGGCTCCACATCGAGGCATGTCTATGGACTCGAGGTTGTGCTGCCAACTGGTGAGATCACGTTCTTTGGAGGCAAAAGGGTAAAAGATGTCACCGGATACGATTTTGTTCACCTCATGTGCGGCTCCGAAGGCACGCTAGGGGTCATCACCAAGATTATACTCAGGCTCATGCCCCTTCCCAAATATCGGGCCTCCATACTGGTGCCTTTCGAGTCAGCAGACAAGGCCATCTCTATGGTTCCTCTCATTATGTCCGAGCGGAGGATCATTCCCACATCCATTGAATTTATGGATCGAGGTTCTGTGAAACTTACTGAACGTTACCTCAACATGCGCCTTCCCTTTGATGATGCCAGCGCACACCTCATCATCGAAATCGATGGCAATAACAAGACTGACATAGAGGGAGAATATGAAGCCATAGGCAACCTGTGTCTCAGGAATGGCGCTCTGGAAGTCTTTGTTGCAGATAATAAGACCACGCTCGACAAGATCTGGAAGGCCCGGAAGGCGATAGCGGAGGCAGTTAAGGCATTCAGTGAGGAATTTTGCATGGAAGATATTGTCGTCCCCATTAGTGAAATACCAAAGATGCTGAAGGAAATAGCGCGGCTCACCGAAGAATATGAGATTAGTTCCATCTCCTTCGGCCATGCGGGCGATGGAAACATTCATGTCACATATCTGAAAGATGAGAAATCCAAAAATAGATGGGAGAATGACCTTCCATCCTTACTCCGCGATTTGTACCATGCCACAGTCTCCCTGGGAGGGACGATCAGCGGTGAACATGGCATTGGGTTCAAGCGCGCAAGCTATATCGACATAGCGTTAGATAAAGCGCAACTTCAGCTCATCAGGCAGATAAAGAAGGCTTTTGACCCAAATTGGATCCTCAATCCGGGCAAAATCATTGAAGACTGA
- a CDS encoding AbrB/MazE/SpoVT family DNA-binding domain-containing protein: MKHRMNYRFCKVLSGGGIFLPKEIRESVGLEPLDSVEFSLEKDAIVIRKIDESSWVPDVLPASGDASTVDHQASPVGENSCETKEQGSDSSVRLGSARILGS, encoded by the coding sequence TTGAAACACAGAATGAATTACAGATTCTGTAAAGTATTGAGTGGAGGGGGAATATTCTTACCCAAAGAGATACGCGAAAGCGTTGGACTTGAGCCTTTAGATTCTGTTGAATTCTCGTTGGAAAAAGACGCCATAGTCATCCGAAAAATCGACGAATCGTCGTGGGTACCAGATGTACTGCCAGCCTCCGGGGATGCCAGCACGGTCGATCATCAAGCTTCTCCGGTGGGCGAAAATTCATGCGAAACCAAAGAGCAAGGGTCAGATTCATCAGTAAGACTCGGATCGGCAAGAATCCTTGGATCGTAA
- a CDS encoding electron transfer flavoprotein subunit beta/FixA family protein yields the protein MRILVLIKQVPDTNDVKMDEETGTMIREGVGAIINPLDLNALEAALSLRESIGGEVTALSMGPPQAIDAIREAIAMGANHGLLLSSKKFAGADTLATSYTLSEAIKRLENPPDLILAGERAIDGETGQVGVEVAVMLGLPFITYVSKIEEATEEYIRVRRITEHGYEFLESPLPALITVVKEINEPRMPTLSGKVRARSVTVPVLRPEDIQADEDRLGLAGSPTKVVRVFYPKVTRDGVILKTSEHSPEECVESLLGFLESRGLI from the coding sequence GTGCGTATACTCGTCCTCATTAAACAAGTGCCCGATACCAACGACGTAAAAATGGACGAAGAAACTGGTACCATGATCCGAGAGGGCGTCGGCGCCATAATAAATCCGCTGGATCTCAACGCTCTCGAGGCCGCTCTAAGCCTGAGGGAGTCCATCGGGGGCGAGGTGACTGCGCTTTCCATGGGACCCCCCCAGGCTATAGATGCCATCCGCGAGGCCATAGCCATGGGGGCGAATCACGGATTGCTTTTGAGCAGCAAGAAATTCGCCGGGGCTGACACTCTTGCCACATCTTACACTTTGTCAGAAGCTATCAAAAGGCTCGAAAACCCTCCAGATTTGATCCTTGCTGGTGAAAGGGCCATAGATGGCGAAACCGGGCAGGTTGGTGTGGAAGTCGCAGTTATGCTTGGATTACCGTTCATAACCTATGTATCAAAGATCGAGGAAGCCACTGAGGAGTACATACGAGTAAGGCGCATTACGGAACACGGCTATGAGTTTCTGGAATCTCCACTTCCCGCCCTTATCACGGTGGTAAAGGAGATCAATGAGCCCAGAATGCCCACTCTCAGCGGGAAAGTCAGAGCAAGGAGCGTCACGGTCCCAGTCCTGCGTCCGGAAGATATTCAAGCCGATGAGGATCGCCTTGGACTTGCAGGATCGCCTACAAAGGTAGTCAGGGTCTTCTATCCGAAAGTCACACGAGACGGAGTCATCCTCAAGACATCTGAGCATAGTCCGGAGGAGTGTGTAGAATCCCTCCTGGGTTTTCTTGAGAGCCGGGGACTTATTTGA